AAATTGCAGGCCACCAAAGAACCAATCCATCCTAGTTGAGCAAGAAATATCCAAAGTCCCCGCTGCTTGCTTCTCAAACCAATCACTTGATGTGGGTGGTCCAAGATATGTATCTCCTGAGAAATGGTTCAAGGTGAATTGGATGTGCTGAAGTGCTGTCACTGTAAAGCTGGCCAGCACAAACATCACCCTCTCACTCCAAGTGGGCAGGCATGAAACAAGAAGAGGAAACCAAGTCCAGAAAACAAGGATCCCCATTATGTTCAAAGCTCTGTTTGGGACATTACCCCTTGAGAACAATAACAAGAATGTTTGTATGAACAAGTTAACCCTTCCAACCACCATGACTGGGTAATATGTAAAATGCTGGTAGCTGATTAAAAATCTAGCCACAGGATCAAACTTCAACTCCCTACCATAAAAGATTGATGTGATTGAATTAAAGAATTTTGTGGACACTGCAAAGACTGGAATGTGCTGGAGATCAGGATCATAATCAAGGCTGTTGCAGGCAATGTGGTGAGCATTGTGAGTCCATTTCCACCAAGCAATGCTGATCCCAGTAAGGCAATTCCCAGCCAGAATCTGAGCAATGTCGTTGCACTTTCTGCTTGACATGATCTGGTAATGGCCGGCATCATGACCAATATAAGCACCCTCAATCCAGAGCGCTCCCAACATCATACCACAAACCAAATGGACCAAAACACTCTCAGATTTCAACACACCATACACAACAAGGTGAAGCAGGGTTGTAATGATCAGAATAGAGTACATAGCACCATGCCCTTTCTTTTCAAACAAACCCAGTCTGGAAAACTCAGAGGCCATCCTCCTATAGTCCTTGGACACCTCAGAGACCTTGAAATCTTTTAGATAATACCCAGTGAATAATTTGTTCAGGTACTGCCATGCAGTGCTAGGATGGTATGCTAAGAATGCATCAGTGACATCTTGGCCAGCCAAATTGAAGAGAATTGTATCCCCACCAGGGTGTTCCTTGGCCCAATCAGAGACATTGTAAACCTTACCCTGGATAGAGATCCACAAGTCCCCTGGCTTGTTGTGCTCCTTCAGCTCCTCACACGTAATGTACTTCCTCTCTCCCTCCATTGCAGACCAAACccaataacaacaacaacaacaacaacaatgagaataacaagaacaaaagatTCACAAGAGAGAATGATCaatgacaaaaaaacaaaaactctcacaaatcAAACTGAGATATCCCTTTGCTCATggggtttgtttttcttttaaagaaaaaaaacaacccTGTTAAACATGGGATATCCTCAGATTTGATTTGGCTTTTTGGATCTGTTTCAAACTCTAGCTCTatctcaatctctctctctttatctctattttctgattttttttttcccctagTGTAATTCTTTCTCTACCATGATTGTTCACATGAGATTTTATATGGAACTAGGAGAGGTTGAGAGGTGGAGTTTTGTTCTGTCCAGCGAGGCATGCGGTCCAGCGTCCATACCATATCAGAAAGTTTAATAAGATACAGACACGTCGGCACACGACCCCACATTGATAACCAAATCCTctaaatttacaaaaaaaacctAGTGCACGTGATGGACACGTGATTTCAGCGGTGCAGCTGAGCCTCTCCTTCCTCAATCAATTCTGAGCCTCGGGTTTATTTACGTTTGCGCCTTGTTTTTTAGGTTGCtttaattttagagtttttGGGGTGTGATGGTTTGGTTTGGAATGCGCGCCGAGGCTCGCGGCTCTCATGTTTACGCGTAGCGGGAGAAGACAACGATACGTTGTTTTGAGCACAGCCGAGGACTTTGGTAACGGCACAGAGCGCACCACGTCTTTCTTGCACGCAGCACCTGTAGATGCGAAtaaaagcttcttttttttttgttgttggaaaaattttaggattttttttataaaaatttctatAGAGTTTTGGTTTCTTTACAGTTTGAGAGGATTTTGGAGATGCGAATAACTTTAGGATTATATTCCTACGATAATATAATTTGTTAGAGAATAGTACACTTTTGGTGGTTCAAGTTCAAGATATTTTTGTGTCGGCACCACCTAATGCTTAGCATAGGCATAATGATGTTCCAccaaagtgaaaaataattcaGACCCAAAAGATATTTTTCCCAAAGTCTTCAGTGTTCAACCAttaaaaacaattcaaattaGGACATTTTTTATTCAGGACATTGAAAAATGTACGTTCAATGTTAAAATATTCAGGATACTTATTAGGACGACTTTATCTGTTTTTTTGTCTGTCGACACAAGCGATAATGAGATAGAGGAAAATTGAACTTTGAGTttgaaatacaaaaataaatactctTAATTACTTGACAAGTTCTTGCAagatatctttattttttgagcATCGGTTccaatttaattacaattaaatttGTATATTGAAGTATAATATGATCGAATTAAGTTTAACCCAATCTATATTTAGGGCCAGTTTGGTATTGATGTGCTATGAAAATAATTGTTAAATTTACTGTGAGAGAACACAGTTTAgagtttggtaaactttttgttaaaagtgttgttggaaCTGATTtctgcataatcagaaaacaaTTTCCACATGATCATTAAACTTAGATCCTCTTCAAAACTgattcttgcataatcaaaaaatgaaagcaccttaTTAGCTGCTTTTTCTTATAACTTTCTCTCACACCAATtgttaacaataagtgattttatcatagtttaccaaacaggTTGGGATtccccaaattttttaaaaaatcacttatcaccccaaataagcaatgtcaAACGGGCACTTAGATTAAATCGGTTCAtttcaaccccaaaaaaaaaatctgtaaaataaataaataaatttacaaataaaaactatACAATGAAGTTCACACTTCTTCTTTGGAAgcaatattaaaattttatttccatCGAGTTCAAGTAATGTAAGCTTTATATAAAATTCTTGCAACGTAGCTAACACTTAAATCGAATCAAACATATCCATTCACCAACCATTACAACACAAATGTAGAGATTGAGATGAAAAACAACGTCATTGTAACTTAGCGTAAGAAACATGACAAGCTACCGTTGATTGAATTGGTTCGGTTTTAATCGGTTTTCAACACTCTAAAAATCAACATCCAATCTAATTAAGTtggatttttaaaatcataatttgaattgatttgatttggttttgctttatgtgttgttttttcttcaatttttgttaattattaattcgCGATGGATGCACAGACGAGTTAATAATGTCTTATTTACGTAGTAAGGGACTTATTGCTAAAGTGATTAAAAGTATTTACAAATGTACTCGAGATCTTAGGTTTGATTCCCCCTTCTTTAATATcgcttaaaaaataaaataaaaaactctcATTTCTAGATACAAACAAATTTATGTAGAAATCTCCTTACACATACTTTTATAAAGTTATTGTACAAAACGTGACAGCTTGCATGTGTTACGTTCGTATTTGGAAACTTCATGGCAATTTCTTGCCGAATATagtaacatatatatatatagtaatcTGAAAGCAAATGCACAATATTCCAAActataagtttttttaaatataaaactaTACTTTAAATAGGGGGAAACCATGTTTGGCAAGTCACCTTAACAACAAAGTAAACCAATGCCATGTTTGGCAAATGGGCAGCTAATAAGATTATAAGTGGACAGAGTCCATGAAAgctacatattttttatattttattttaagtgaAAGCTACGTATTGTTAATCTAAAATACATATGGTTAATCCGTCCGATCCGGAGTGACAAGGATGGACAACGAAATAAGTTAATGTGAGGTTTgcattttctttcataaaaacGATTTTACAATAAAAAAGTTAATCGCTCATGCCTGTAGATCTTttatgagatatttagtcatatacctaCTCTTAACATaatgatataaataaatcctatactatttaatttttataaacaaacctaaaaaataacatctggccctattgaatttcattttgattattaaattactttaatgccctattgagtgttttgggtatttttaatgaggttttggagttgggcttattttaagaaattaatggtagttttataatttataaaaaattaaaaacctctttgttatattataaatGAACTTTAGTTATATTtctaaaatctattttatatgaatttttaaataatttgagACTATTATATTTGGTATAATAATGAATCTCCAATCATTCATCCCGGGTACATTCCATTAAAAAATCCATACCAATTAGCTTTTATGTCGCATCAGACCTACCTTAACAACCGTGCACTTTAGGTACCTTTATCATGCTTTTAGCGTCTTGCATCGTTTTGAGGAGTTTTTTACTCTTCATTTATTagattatttttgttttccatttctCCGCACATCtctcaattcttttttttattttttataatacaCTCAAGGAtgaaaattaagaattttCTACTGAGAGGGTTAGCTAAAGTTATCAACTTAAAatctaattattattattattttggtacTTACAGTTTCTATAGtatttttagaaataaaagtaaacattaaattatataaactgCGCTAGTTCATAGCTTCACTGATTTTCAATAAACTTTAACATAAACTAAATAGAGTTTAGCACCATAGTGGTAAACACATatgatcaaaatgaaaatacatattaaatgcaattgaaaaatacatatgatcaaaatgaaaatatgttcaacaatataattgaaaatgaacctattttaatgtgtatttttattgttgtccTTCAAccaaatttatagaattaatttttttttagattttaataAGTTAATATATACTGGACTAatattgaaaacaaattaaatatatatgttttatatttttttccctaaaaCACCTCGCTGGGCTGGGCTGTAGCCCCTAGTTCGGTCCTGCCCTTGAATACACTTGGAAGCTAATAGCCCCTAGTGTGGTTCCGCTTTTGTCTGAATGCTAATTTTTCCCTGCAATCCATGGCAGGATTAGGATATTTGTTGCCAGGCCCATCACAGACCTGTTGATAACCACGTGTATGAGTTTTGATACCCACCAGATAAATCGCGAAGTTTTTCCTGATCGACAGAAAAAATCGCCAGttttttactctcttttttttattggcaAGCAGATGCTACCTGGAGGGTCCAGCATGTTCCCATGtcaacaattttatttttacttttggtGAAAAGGTTCTATCTTTCATGTAAATTTGTTGGCTCAACAAGTTCAAGTAATCAGTTTTCGGCATATCTTTCGTGAAGCAAAGTTGGTGCCAGATGCTTAGGCAAATGTTGGACATAACTATGCTCAGCCGCATATGTGGTTCACTAAGCTTCCATttaatgttgaaaaaaaaaattaaaaaaaataaaatcacgtGAACTCATTTTCACAAACCATACCCAACTTTATCAACATTGATGACACATCTATTTTTCATGTGGattggagaaagaaagaacccATCCTGGCTCCAAACCAGAGCATTTCGACAAAACTGACAAAACTATAGTACCCCGAAAGAGGGCTTAATATACCTGGTCCTGGGATGGGGTAGCCCTCTCCCCctaaacttttcttcatttaaaaaaaaaaaaaaaaaaaggtactaAATAATCCTTTCTTCAAACAGCAGCTTCTATAgtcaaaatatccaaaaaagTGTCATGGGCTCATGGCAGTTGCCACCGGTGCTCAGTTTTCTataatatgatattacaaTAAGATACATTATTGGGGAACTTGTAATCATCTCACACTATACAAAGTATACAAGGGTTGTACAATAGTCCAGTTGAACTCAGAATCTTCGTAGCTTTTACTGATTAGTACAACCTATAGTTGCTAGAGCTAGTTACTGACCTGAAGTCTGGTAGTACCTTTGTCAATTTGGGCAACATGTTGCAATCCGAACCAACTTTTTCgtcattgaagaagaagatgccaAGCTCTTGCTCAATATGTACTCTCAACTATAGCACAGCATACACCAAAATTTTGACATCACCATGTTCTCTTTGAGGATGAAGTTTCAAAATAGGTTGGCCTTGGGGTTGAGGGGCAGCCAAGAGATTGTATTATATCCGCTACAGCCAGAACTTGAAACTTAGGAGGAGAATTGAGAGCAATGTTATCAACGCGATGCTCAAAGATCTTCCCTTTCCTGTCAAGTTTGTACTCAGAGGTTCCATCAAATCGACCACGACTATCCCAAGGGCCTCGTGGAATGCCATGGACAGTCCAGCGAACCATTATTACATTGTCCATGGGCTGCCATACACTAATGACATCAACCCACAAGGCCTTGAAAAACATCTTTCCATGGAAACGCAGTGCCCAAAATATAGACTTGTAATTCTCAATGCCCATAAACGTATTGATTGGATCTTTAAATGTGATATCGTCCCTATACAGAATACAGAGCAAATATTAGCATACTCTACAGCAAAATCTCATGTGATATACAGAAGCTTTTATGGGGAACAACATTACAAACATCTCTCACGTTTACAAAAGAGCTAAAAGAAATGGGAAGGCAATACATGCATTAAAAGTACAAGGCAACAGAATACCACATTCATGCTGCATATTTATGCACATAGATTACTCTACAGCCATCAAAAAGTACTGGCAATCTAAAGCATATGCACAACACATAACTTAGATTCCAACATCTTGTTTCAATTTACATATACATCACTATGGAGGCATCCTCTGACagatataaaaaattaaataaacatcaTTGAAGCCAACCCCTAATATATTGACAATATTGTAGCCAAACCCAACTAAGGCATACATGAGCTCCTTCCGGAGACCAAATTTCTTCAGACATACAGGGTCAAAATTCCTAAGTTAACAACATATATAGGGGTAACCAATGATATAATGGGTTAATGAAATCAACCATCAATATACAAACTACCAGTCAATCTAAGCAATAGAATTGAACTATAACCATGAACGCATACCATCATGTTGAAATCTTCAAAAAGACTTGAGCCTCACTTGGAGTAACATTTCGATTGCAACTTAAATTTTCTTACTCTCATGTCACAAACTACAGAAAGCACTCAAagttctgatttttctcaactTTTCCTAGGCAAACAAACAGAAGGTACTGCAAAAgcaatgaaattgaaactcaTAGATTGTTTAATTGAGAAATTTcacaattaaaacataaaacaaaacaacaaacaacatGAAATTCAACAGCTTTCTTTCTTACCCTAcatttctcagcaaccaaacaaagaGTAACTACAATAACAAAGAGCAAACCTGTAAATATCGAAGCTAGGCTCTCTGTAAAAGAGCTCAGGAAACTCCTCTCTCACAGTCCGAATCGCATAGCCCATATTCACATAGTAATTCtgcttctcttcctcttctttgcTCGGCTTTGAACCTCGCTTCACTGGAGCTGAGAACTGGCCATACAACCTCACATTCTGATCCAATTCCGTCATCTTCACCGTACAATCTTTAACTCTGGAGCAAACCCTGACCGTCGCCTTAGACTTAACCCCAAATTTCTCATTGTTCGTCAAGATTTTAAACCTTTTaaggctagggttagggtgaCAAAGGACTCTGGATATTTCTGGTGAAGGAATGAGAATCACCATTGGAAAATTTCAGCACAAAGTGACTTCAAGGCTTAAAGAAGGCAAGAAAATGCCATTTTTCTCGAGAAAGTGGACGAGAGAGTTTGTAACATTAGGGATTTTATTGGCTGAAGAGAAAACGGAAAATCTGTTTGGATAATATTAAGTTTTGTATGGATAAATTGGAATTATCGGTTAAttaaaatgactaaaatatGTGAGTGGTCGTTGGTACACACGTGTTACGCAGCTATGctacaaattattttttttcagtatcttttttattgaaaGGCGATAAtgtattaaactcacacatacTCGAACTTATGATCTTGTCTGATATGGCAACCATGAGTAAAAATTTCTCAATGTAACCTGAGCACAATCTGGAGATAATCACATTCAAAAATAGTTTTTCTAAAATCCCTTTTAACCGACATAATTTCCCAAAATCTAATACAATGACATTAAAGACAAAAACTAGCCGCTAACCCTCATGACTCTCTTAAAGAGACTAGAACACCCAACAAACTCAACTAAATTTTTGGAATCATGAGAtagaaaaaacagaaaacttgTAGAGTTTTtagactttattgaacaaactaaaccaaaataataataaaaaactaaaacaacatTGACAAAAGGAAAACCAACATCCGATAATCTTCCTTCGGGGTATGACATAGAGAGGGCCACCTAATTACTCATGGGCCTCAACACACTAATAACAAGTGGATCTACCATGACCAAGCCGCAACGCCTCAAAGAGCTGCATCACAAGATGAGGCACAACCAAAGGCAACACATATCTGAGACAATAGATCTGCCAAAAGAAGAGTAGATCAACATAGGTCCACCAAAAACCGAAGAACAATGAAGATTAGATGGAACATGGGGGAAAACCCCCTATATCTGAAacgttcttcttcttcttcttcttttttttttttctctctctctctctgtgactAGGGTTTTCTTGTTATGCTACATCTTATTTTGAAGACaactttacttttcattttgggtttttcacAAATAGACTCATTCTAACATGACATATTATACATACCCTTTATATAGCCTAtttgaagagaaaaactaaaaactagccacttgtcattttctaattagttCTTAGtgtgttaaaattttataagaaccaattagaaaatgacaagtgCGTTTTGGGTTTTCCTCTCCAAATAGgctttatatgaatttttttataatatgtCATGCTAATATGAGTTTATTTGTAAAaacctattttatttgtaggAAATGTCCAAATGTCTAGTGAATGTGTAATAAAATTTTCCGACTCAAATTCACTAATTtaattctaattttattttttgagtgtaaaaaaaactcacataTTCTATAAGAGTGGGCATGCCTAccaaaaaaagccaaaaatgaTTGAACCAGGGCGACCGATCATATTAATCCAtattactttttgtttgaactAAACTCTGTATGTGGATAGATCGAATAGCTTAAAATAAAGAGCATAATTAAAATGTTGGTAAAGACGACCCAATGGGATTTGActtaatatttgtttatttctttaaatataAGTTATATTAGAGGAAGGAGAAATGAACTAGAATCTTAACCACTTTAATTAAAAATCCCTTGCATATTTGTTTATATCTTAACCATGAGTCCATGCTGAAATTCATATGTTATACAAACTTCTAGAAGAGACATACATTCCATGTGTGGCTCGAAGTCTTGGATGGGCTCTACATATAAAGTTATAATGGCAGTGGGTGTGAAAGTGTGATATGAGAAAATTAGGTAAATTTCAGAGGGTTGACCCCCAAAATTTTGCATGCTCTAATGTGAACCTGTGATAACTTGAAAGAATGTGGGCAGGAGCTTAAGAGAGACATCCCCATGAGCTGGATTATGGCTTTTTCTAACATGCAACCCCATGACTTTAATTTATTCTCAACGTAATATTGGCTCTCTAGAAGAAGAGCCAGCTGCCTTTTACCATTTGTTTAGTTGAGGCTGgccttgttttgttttatgacGGAATATATTATGTAATAAAATTGTGTTAAGATTAGTCGCTcataaaaatgtttttttttaaaaatactgTTCATCGGGATGCAATCATGCAAACCTTGCATGCATTGCTGTTTGATGTTGGAGGGAACATCCAGGGCATCATTAAGCAAAAATTTTGGACGGAAAGTTCTCTTTAGTTGTGCCTAGGATCTCGATTTTTTCGATCATTGCTATATGATGATGGCTGAGTGAGTGCAAACCATGATTGCTACCATGATGACATTTTATGTTGGCTAGATCCTCCATCAAGTGTTATCTTTTGCCCACGTTGGGAAATCCGCACAACATGAGATCATGAACCAAAATTGCATTTGTATAAGAAAGagaatcccaaaaaaaaaaaaaaaaaaaaggttgtgTCCCATAAAAATGGGACTTCacttcatattcatattttggtttttattttaaattttaatatgaaaatatgttaatttactatattatcctTATTAAATGAAAAGTTTCAATATGAAATAATGAACCAAAAgtaatttttggtattttgaatgttttatcATTCCACGCTTTTTAtactatatataaatgaattacACCGTTAATAGACACTATTGATGCATGTGATCACACGAGCAGGGGGACTTTCCTCTTATCCCTAATTATTAATAAAGCATAATGAATTATTTaacattttcatatatattgtttttaatcaatatatatatatatatatagcaaaagacagagaattgtgaaacattcaaaataccagaaaatactcttggttaattcaaatattaacaGTTGAaactattaattaaataaaaaaaatatgaaaaattcacttttttcatattaaaaaaaataaaaataaaaaaattgctcAAATATCTTTTGATTTCGTTGATATTTATTagccaagaaaaaagaaagaagaaagaaagaatatcAGGCTCATAACCCACCTCTGAAAGCGACAAAATCCTTGCCGTTATTTAAATTTTCCGAACCACCATCCATCCATGATCCATCAACTACCCCCGTACATGTGCGCCACCGGTCGCGCCTCGCAATAAATACTCTGTCATTTTCACTTGCATTtaactcaaaaaaataaaattaataaaattaaaaaacccacCTCTCGGTGTTGCTTCCACCACACTCTCCCACTCTCACCAAAACCTAACCCCCAAATCTAACCGCAGCTGTAATTACATATTTAATTGTATTGTCTTTGTACAAATTTGTGGTAATTGATCGTTGGAATTGTCTGGTTAGAAATGGAGTTGGAGCAGTCCGGGTCGTTCAACCCGGCGATGACCTTCGACGAGGTCTCCATGGAGCGTAGCAAGAGCTTCGTCAAGGCCTTACAGGTTTTTCTTCTCACACTTGTAGATCTGAaatcatttcatttttggttGATTGGTTTGTTTGTGGTGCGCTGTGCATTTATGGGTTGCTAGATTGAATTTCGCTACTCAGTGTTTTTGTTCTTAGTTGAGCTCTGGAGGATCCTTCAATTTGTGGGGCTATTGTTGTCTTGCTTAATGAGAGTTTGAGATCCAAAAACTTCTTACACTGCGTAATTTACACCGAGCTTTGGTACAGGTTTAGCTTGAATCTATTGATGTTTTTGTGTTGCCTAGAATAATTATTGGCAATGAATGAATGTTCAGTTTCTCAATGCATTGTGCTTGTTAAGACAGTTGAGGTTCTTTATGGTATCTACTGTTCTATTGGcaattatttttccttttatttttccttttatttttattttataattttatatgttaGTAATGATTGAAATCATATGCATTAATTTGGCATTAGGTTTTGTTATGTTAGAAATTGAATGAAGATTGCTGGATGACTGAAATCATAatgtttctttcttaaaatatGTCGtgtattttcttgaattttctgAATTGCCACTACTAGCTGTATTGGGTTATTTGGTGCAATAGGTGTAGCTTGAAGCCTTTTGTTGTTCCTAGTGTCTCTCTTCATAACATCCATTGAATTGATGTGGTTATGCTGtttgaagaggaaaatgtttcatttttataatGGTTGGATCCTCAATgctatgttttttttgggtatatatCCTCATAGTATGTTAATTTCAGGAACTCAAGAACTTAAGGCCTCAGCTTTATTCTGCTGCAGAATATTGTGAAAAGTCTTATCTTCATAGTGAGCAGAAGCAAATGTAAGGATCTTTGTTTTCACAAGATATGGTTCTTTTTTTATGCATATAAAGAGATTTAGTTTCATTGATCAAGTTGTGAGAAGAAACATGATGCTCTAACATGTCCCACATATCTGGATGCTTTAACCATGGCTTGTCTGATTCAGTTATACCATGATGTTCTATGCTCCTTCGCTTGctgaaattgattttaaaattatgtATTAGGGTACTGGATAACCTGAAAGATTATGCTGTGCGGGCCCTTGTTAATGCTGTCGATCACCTTGGCACTGTGGCTTACAAATTAACTGACCTTCTTGACCAGCAAACCTTAGATGTCTCAACCATGGATCTGACAGTTACTTGCCTAAATCAGGTGAGTTTTCACATTTATCTAATGTTAGAATAGAAAGGGTATCAAATAGATAGAGCTTAGCTTAACGAACTTTATTTCTTAATCTAGAAACTTCTTACATGCAAAACATACATGGATAAAGAAGGGTCGAGGCAACAGCAGCTGTTGTCATTTATTCCGAGACATCACAAGCACTACATTTTACCAAGTAAGACCAAATATTATCAACTTATTATTGCCATTTTTGAGATGAGTTTTTTacatttatttccttttctgtCCTGGCTAGATTCTGTCAATAAGAAGGTACATTTTAGTCCACATGTACAGACTGATACTAGACAACATCCTTATCAAGCAAGAGCGCATCTTCAATCTTCAAGTATGTCACTTTCCATTGGATGTTTGCTTTCTAAGTCCAGTTTTAGCTGGGCCAGCTTAACATTGgattttacattttctttttttgcacGAATAATGAGTCCGGTGTTTCCACAATGTGTTACATTTAGGTGCTGCTGCATCATCAAAAACTCTTTCCTGGCATTTAGCTTCAGAAACGAAGTCAACCTTGAAGGGGACTCCACAGGCTATGACTAGGTAATTCCTCATTGAAATAAGAATCTTGCATTTGGTTTCTGTGGGACTAGGaataatttgttttctctCAATATATCTCTTGCTCCTGATATTTCTAAAAAAGTGCAAATGTTTTTGCATTTCCCTTGTGCAGCGCTGGAGACACAAAAATTTCTGTAAACACTTCTGGAATTTTCCATCTTTTAGGTATGTAGAAGTGGAAAGTTACATAATCAGATCAACTTGTCATGTTTCAATGAGCTGTAAATAGATAGTTTTACTAGAGAAAGGATAGTTCCTTATACTTCAGCTAATATGAATGTAGAAAATGAAGGGAGTAATGCTACAAAATCCTTGGCAACTCACCTTCAGCTGCCAAGTGGAGTTCCTGCTTCTGTTGGTGCCATGCAAGCATTGGGAGCTGGACACAGGGTACACTACGCTGTCCTCCAAGTTCTCATCCCAGTATTAAAAGATGAGGAAAATTTGAAAGCTGATGTGAAGTTCTTTTTCCTTGCAGGAAGCGGTGGATGGTCAGAGACCAATGACGGCATTCAGGTCATTTGATAACCCAAACCGGCGTGAGATTGTGCGTGTCCCTGTTCGCAGCAAAAGTGTGCTATCAGCTTTCTTTGCCAAACAGAAAACCATGAAGCTGAAGACTGGGTCTGTCTCGTGAGACCTCATTCAAGTTAAAGATACCACTACCTGAACATCTCACGTCTTGTGGGTCAATTTGCCTGTAAATCCTtcctttgcattttgatttcaagcTTTTCCCTTGGCCATTAGTTTATCAATTGCTTGAgatcaaaattatttttcccaCTCGAAGCCTCTCACTTTGGCTGCTTAATAATGAGCAAATTGTGTCGTAAGTCCTGTTAATGAAGTAGTCTGGGAATGTCTATTTGTAGAATGTTGCACCTGATGAATGATCATTGGTTACATTAGTTTCT
The Prunus dulcis chromosome 2, ALMONDv2, whole genome shotgun sequence DNA segment above includes these coding regions:
- the LOC117617707 gene encoding delta(8)-fatty-acid desaturase 1-like, translating into MEGERKYITCEELKEHNKPGDLWISIQGKVYNVSDWAKEHPGGDTILFNLAGQDVTDAFLAYHPSTAWQYLNKLFTGYYLKDFKVSEVSKDYRRMASEFSRLGLFEKKGHGAMYSILIITTLLHLVVYGVLKSESVLVHLVCGMMLGALWIEGAYIGHDAGHYQIMSSRKCNDIAQILAGNCLTGISIAWWKWTHNAHHIACNSLDYDPDLQHIPVFAVSTKFFNSITSIFYGRELKFDPVARFLISYQHFTYYPVMVVGRVNLFIQTFLLLFSRGNVPNRALNIMGILVFWTWFPLLVSCLPTWSERVMFVLASFTVTALQHIQFTLNHFSGDTYLGPPTSSDWFEKQAAGTLDISCSTRMDWFFGGLQFQLEHHLFPRLPRCQLRTIAPTVKDLCKKHNLPYRSLSFWEANVSTIRTLRTAALQARDLSNPVPKNLVWEALNTHG
- the LOC117617708 gene encoding uncharacterized protein LOC117617708, which gives rise to MVILIPSPEISRVLCHPNPSLKRFKILTNNEKFGVKSKATVRVCSRVKDCTVKMTELDQNVRLYGQFSAPVKRGSKPSKEEEEKQNYYVNMGYAIRTVREEFPELFYREPSFDIYRDDITFKDPINTFMGIENYKSIFWALRFHGKMFFKALWVDVISVWQPMDNVIMVRWTVHGIPRGPWDSRGRFDGTSEYKLDRKGKIFEHRVDNIALNSPPKFQVLAVADIIQSLGCPSTPRPTYFETSSSKRTW
- the LOC117618717 gene encoding protein ABIL1, coding for MELEQSGSFNPAMTFDEVSMERSKSFVKALQELKNLRPQLYSAAEYCEKSYLHSEQKQMVLDNLKDYAVRALVNAVDHLGTVAYKLTDLLDQQTLDVSTMDLTVTCLNQKLLTCKTYMDKEGSRQQQLLSFIPRHHKHYILPNSVNKKVHFSPHVQTDTRQHPYQARAHLQSSSAAASSKTLSWHLASETKSTLKGTPQAMTSAGDTKISVNTSGIFHLLENEGSNATKSLATHLQLPSGVPASVGAMQALGAGHREAVDGQRPMTAFRSFDNPNRREIVRVPVRSKSVLSAFFAKQKTMKLKTGSVS